The Streptococcus sp. S5 genome contains a region encoding:
- a CDS encoding zinc-dependent MarR family transcriptional regulator encodes MSEVANKIDRFLNSILLLSENQHEILVGSCTSGVSLTNTQEHILMLVADEALTNSVLAKKLNVSQAAITKAVKPLLSQGMLETYRDENDARVLYYRLTEIGKPIALEHQHHHQHTLHTYEDVLSKFTKNEQGVISRFLDLLEEEL; translated from the coding sequence TTGTCTGAAGTTGCAAATAAAATCGATCGATTTTTAAATTCTATTTTATTGTTATCTGAAAATCAGCATGAGATTTTAGTTGGTTCTTGTACAAGTGGTGTTTCATTAACCAACACTCAGGAACATATTTTGATGCTGGTTGCCGATGAGGCTCTAACCAATTCTGTCTTAGCTAAGAAATTGAATGTCAGTCAGGCGGCTATCACAAAGGCCGTGAAGCCCTTATTAAGTCAGGGGATGTTAGAGACTTATCGTGATGAGAATGATGCTCGAGTTCTCTATTATCGCTTAACTGAGATTGGTAAGCCAATTGCATTAGAGCATCAGCACCACCATCAGCATACTCTTCACACTTATGAGGATGTTTTGTCGAAGTTTACTAAGAATGAGCAAGGGGTTATTTCGAGGTTTTTAGATTTATTGGAAGAGGAGTTATAG